CGCAGCTACCCTTTGACGGTCGATACCGGAGTGGACAGGCATGAGCACCCGTTCGCGGAATTTCTCTATGCGCGGAAAGGAAATATGCGCGTGGAAATTGAAGGCAAGACGCTGGTGGTTCCGGTTCTCTATGGCGTCTGGATACCGGCCCACGTACCGCACCGTCTTCTCGCCGGTAGCGACGTGTTGCTGGAAAGCCTCTATGTGGAAGCCGATTTCGCGACCATCGCCTTCAGCGGCAGCAAAGTGGTGATGGTCAGCGATTTTGTGCGGGAGTTTATCCACTACGCGACGCAGAATGTGCCGGAACAGTATGATTATGAAGGCGAAGATGCGCAGCTTGTGCAGGTACTGATTTCGTTACTTCGGCGGCTGCCGGATGCCGGTCTGTCGATATCATGGCCAGTCTCACCGTTGCTGATGAAAGTATGCAGCCAGATCCAAAAAACGCCGGGTGAAGCGCACAGCATTGAGCAGTGGGCCTCCTGTAGCGGGATGTCGGTGCGCACGTTTTCGCGCCGTTTCAAAAAGGAGACCGGCGTGGCGTTCAGCGAATGGAAAAAACGCGTGCGCTTGCTGGAATCCGTGGTGATGTTAAAAAACAACCGTAGCGTCACGCAGGTAGCACTTGATCTTGGCTATTCAAGCCCGGCCGCATTCACCTTTGCTTTTCGCGCCATGTTCGGCGTGCCGCCCACGCGCTATTAGATGTGGCGTTAATAACGGCAACGCCACAAACCGCTCTTCCCGATGCCTGTACGGCAAGGTGTTCAGCGCAGCGCTTTCTCCATAAAAATGCTCAGCGGATCCGGCTGATACGGCGCAAAGGCATCGCGGATCTGGTAGCCGCAGCGTTGATACAGTTTTACCGCCGCATGCTGCTCGATGCCGGTTTCCAG
The Kosakonia oryzae genome window above contains:
- a CDS encoding helix-turn-helix domain-containing protein, which codes for MCSKLVLPPPQPICGQPAPVLLTLPRPVYFRSYPLTVDTGVDRHEHPFAEFLYARKGNMRVEIEGKTLVVPVLYGVWIPAHVPHRLLAGSDVLLESLYVEADFATIAFSGSKVVMVSDFVREFIHYATQNVPEQYDYEGEDAQLVQVLISLLRRLPDAGLSISWPVSPLLMKVCSQIQKTPGEAHSIEQWASCSGMSVRTFSRRFKKETGVAFSEWKKRVRLLESVVMLKNNRSVTQVALDLGYSSPAAFTFAFRAMFGVPPTRY